From Fusarium oxysporum f. sp. lycopersici 4287 chromosome 13, whole genome shotgun sequence, one genomic window encodes:
- a CDS encoding hypothetical protein (At least one base has a quality score < 10) encodes MRFAAIVSFLLPLVAAKPAQKGKTFSNVEIFDPPSNYNDPQVLYARPLELSDGTLLATWENYSPEPPHVWFPIVKSKDGGKTWKEISKVKDTQNNWGLRYQPQLYELPRRFGKYPKGTVLISGSSIPTDLSETLIEVYASLDKGVTWEFVSHVALGGEAKPEHGLTPVWEPFLMTYKEKLILYYSDQRDNATHSQKLVHQTTTDLKKWSKVVEDTKYDDYYARPGMPTVAKLPNNEYIYTYEYGGGPNPPAGSTYWFPVFYRLSKDPQKFLNKPGQQIISTDGARPAGSPYVVWTPYGGKNGTIVVSCGTMSEIFTNQALGDASAWKKWSVPQPTAYTRALLTFKKDPDLLMIMGAGILPPAGGNNTVSASVVRLSEIMKA; translated from the exons ATGCGTTTCGCCGCCATTGTTTCGTTCTTGCTGCCCCTCGTGGCGGCAAAGCCTGCTCAGAAGGGCAAGACCTTCAGCAACGTTGAGATCTTTGATCCTCCCTCCAACTACAACGACCCTCAAGTCCTCTATGCCCGTCCCCTTGAGCTTTCGGATGGTACCCTTCTGGCTACTTGGGAGAACTACTCCCCCGAGCCTCCTCACGTTTGGTTCCCCATTGTGAAGAGCAAGGATGGCGGCAAGACCTGGAAGGAGAtctccaaggtcaaggataCCCAGAACAACTGGGGTCTACGATATCAGCCTCAGCTCTATGAGCTTCCTCGTCGATTTGGAAAGTACCCCAAGGGCACTGTTCTTATCTCGGGCAGCAGTATTCCCACTGATCTGAGTGAGACTCTTATCGAGGTTTATGCCAGTCTTGATAAGGGAGTTACTTGGGAGTTCGTCAGCCATGTTGCTCTTGGCGGCGAGGCTAAGCCTGAGCATGGGCTTACCCCAGTTTGGGAACCTTTCCTGAT GACATACAAGGAGAAGCTCATTCTGTACTATTCTGATCAGCGCGACAACGCTACCCACTCTCAGAAGCTTGTTCACCAGACCACCACTGATCTCAAGAAGTGGAGTAAGGTTGTCGAGGACACCAAGTACGATGACTACTACGCTCGCCCTGGTATGCCTACCGTCGCTAAGCTCCCCAACAACGAGTACATCTACACCTACGAGTACGGCGGTGGCCCCAACCCTCCCGCCGGCAGCACCTACTGGTTCCCCGTCTTCTACCGCCTCTCCAAGGACCCTCAGAAGTTCCTCAACAAGCCCGGCCAGCAGATCATCTCCACCGATGGTGCTCGACCCGCTGGTTCCCCTTACGTCGTGTGGACTCCTTATGGTGGAAAGAACGGTACCATTGTCGTTAGCTGCGGCACCATGTCTGAGATCTTCACCAACCAGGCTCTTGGTGATGCGTCTgcttggaagaagtggaGTGTTCCTCAGCCTACAGCGTACACTCGCGCTCTTTTGACATTCAAGAAGGATCCTGATCTGCTCATGATCATGGGTGCGGGtattcttcctcctgctGGTGGAAACAACACTGTTAGTGCTAGTGTTGTTAGACTTTCCGAGATCATGAAGGCTTAG